A region from the Dinoroseobacter shibae DFL 12 = DSM 16493 genome encodes:
- a CDS encoding efflux RND transporter periplasmic adaptor subunit, whose amino-acid sequence MLRPLYFMLALMVLPTVPPLFAQERPAAVVTETVEERALAETLPVFGQVVASRDSAVASRTAGIVDEVAVLVGDRVAEGATLAVLDTELAQIELEQALADIAEARAGIAVAEAQLGRAEDARDRVEGLRNTASFSSARFDDAMSDLAAATGELNQARARLLNAEAAEQRARYTLDRARITAPFAGVVLSVAADPGQFISVGDPIARIIDINALEIEAQVPSQFAPAIPPGVTVKGVSEAGQQLDLQIRAILPTESVSTRTRPVRLSGDLDALGATLAVGQSITLQVPVSAPRAALAVPKDALVQGAQGWTVFVDADGIAEPRPVRIGVAMGDRFEVLSGLAEGDAVVVRGNERLRPGQALQAVDGAPGGGAPEEGARTPDDTQSRAAPQSN is encoded by the coding sequence TTGCTCCGCCCTCTGTATTTCATGCTCGCCCTCATGGTTCTGCCGACCGTTCCGCCTCTGTTTGCGCAGGAGCGTCCTGCCGCCGTGGTGACCGAGACCGTCGAGGAGCGCGCGCTTGCCGAGACGTTGCCGGTCTTCGGGCAGGTCGTGGCCTCGCGCGACAGTGCTGTGGCGTCCCGGACGGCCGGGATCGTGGACGAGGTCGCGGTGCTGGTGGGCGACCGGGTGGCCGAGGGGGCGACCCTTGCGGTGCTCGATACCGAGCTGGCGCAGATCGAGCTGGAGCAAGCGCTGGCCGACATCGCCGAGGCCCGGGCCGGGATCGCCGTGGCCGAAGCACAGCTCGGCCGCGCCGAGGATGCCCGTGACCGCGTGGAAGGGTTGCGCAACACCGCATCGTTCAGCTCGGCGCGGTTTGACGACGCCATGAGCGATCTGGCGGCGGCCACGGGAGAGCTGAACCAGGCCCGCGCGCGGCTTCTCAATGCCGAGGCCGCCGAGCAACGGGCGCGCTACACCCTGGACCGCGCGCGGATCACGGCCCCTTTCGCGGGGGTGGTCCTGTCGGTGGCGGCCGATCCCGGGCAGTTTATCTCGGTCGGAGATCCGATCGCGCGCATCATTGATATCAATGCGTTGGAGATCGAAGCTCAAGTTCCGTCTCAATTCGCGCCCGCCATTCCCCCGGGGGTGACCGTCAAGGGAGTGAGCGAGGCGGGGCAACAGCTCGACCTGCAGATCCGCGCGATCCTGCCGACCGAGAGCGTCTCGACCCGGACACGGCCCGTGCGGTTGTCGGGGGACCTTGACGCGCTGGGTGCGACCCTGGCCGTGGGTCAGTCGATCACGCTGCAAGTGCCCGTGAGCGCGCCGCGCGCAGCCCTTGCCGTGCCGAAGGATGCGCTGGTGCAGGGCGCGCAGGGCTGGACCGTCTTCGTCGATGCCGATGGGATCGCCGAGCCGCGCCCGGTGCGCATCGGGGTGGCCATGGGTGACCGGTTCGAGGTGCTGAGCGGTCTTGCGGAGGGCGATGCCGTGGTCGTTCGGGGCAATGAGCGCCTGCGCCCGGGCCAGGCCCTGCAGGCGGTGGACGGTGCGCCAGGCGGAGGAGCGCCCGAAGAGGGCGCGAGGACGCCCGACGACACCCAGTCGCGCGCCGCGCCGCAGAGCAATTGA
- a CDS encoding thiazole synthase codes for MPDTATPRTRPFYGTTLTHPLMLGTAQYPSPAILAEAFRASGAGVATVSLRREGAGGAGQTFWTMIRDLGVAVLPNTAGCHSAREAVTTAQMAREVFETDWIKLEVIGNTDTLQPDVFELVAATRTLTADGFKVFPYCTEDLVVAERLLDAGAEVLMPWGAPIGTGLGLNNPYGLRTLRERFPEVPMVVDAGIGLPSHAAAAMEMGFDAVLLNTAVARAGDPVAMAVAMARATEAGALACAADPMEPRDMAAPSTPVIGQAFLS; via the coding sequence ATGCCCGACACCGCCACCCCCCGGACGCGGCCCTTCTACGGCACGACGCTGACTCATCCGCTCATGCTGGGCACGGCGCAATACCCTTCCCCCGCGATCCTGGCCGAAGCCTTCCGCGCCTCGGGCGCCGGGGTCGCCACCGTGTCGCTACGCCGCGAGGGCGCGGGCGGGGCGGGCCAGACCTTCTGGACGATGATCCGCGATCTCGGCGTCGCGGTCCTGCCCAACACCGCCGGATGTCACTCGGCGCGCGAGGCCGTGACCACCGCGCAGATGGCCCGCGAAGTGTTCGAGACCGACTGGATCAAGCTGGAGGTGATCGGCAATACCGACACCCTGCAGCCGGACGTGTTCGAACTGGTTGCCGCCACGCGCACGCTCACCGCGGACGGGTTCAAGGTTTTCCCCTACTGCACCGAGGATCTGGTGGTGGCCGAGCGCCTGCTCGATGCCGGGGCCGAGGTGCTGATGCCCTGGGGCGCGCCCATCGGGACCGGGCTGGGGCTGAACAACCCCTACGGGCTGCGGACCTTGCGCGAACGCTTTCCGGAGGTGCCCATGGTCGTCGATGCCGGGATCGGCCTGCCCTCTCACGCCGCCGCGGCGATGGAGATGGGCTTTGACGCGGTCCTGCTGAACACCGCCGTCGCCAGGGCCGGGGATCCGGTCGCCATGGCCGTCGCCATGGCCCGCGCGACCGAGGCAGGCGCGCTGGCTTGCGCCGCCGACCCGATGGAGCCGCGCGACATGGCCGCCCCCTCGACCCCCGTCATCGGCCAGGCGTTCCTGTCATGA
- a CDS encoding HesA/MoeB/ThiF family protein encodes MTRYARQVQLPQVGAEGQARLAAAHVLVIGAGGLAAPALSYLAGAGVGRITVMDADRVSLSNLHRQTLFTMDDIGAPKAEAAAARLRAQNPEVTITALCEAFTPANGAARLAGVDLVLDCADSYAASYTASDLCGPVPLITASVLGASGYVAGCCGGAPSLRALFPDPPDSAASCATAGVFGPVVGALGALQAQMALGALLGLKPSSLGQAITLDTATWRMASFRFDAAPEPDRALRFIAASQITETDAVYDLRPESEARHTVGQGAIRLPDTCPTQIRPAKRVVLACSSGLRAWRLGTALGPDFPGEIVLVADPQQETTP; translated from the coding sequence ATGACCCGCTACGCGCGCCAGGTCCAACTGCCGCAGGTCGGCGCCGAAGGTCAGGCGCGGCTGGCGGCGGCCCATGTGCTGGTCATCGGCGCGGGCGGGCTCGCGGCCCCAGCCCTGAGTTATCTCGCAGGCGCGGGCGTGGGGCGGATCACGGTGATGGATGCGGACCGCGTGAGCCTGTCGAACCTGCACCGCCAGACGCTCTTCACCATGGACGATATCGGCGCGCCCAAGGCCGAGGCCGCCGCCGCGCGCCTGCGCGCGCAGAACCCCGAGGTGACGATCACCGCGCTCTGCGAGGCCTTCACCCCGGCCAACGGCGCGGCCCGGCTCGCCGGGGTCGACCTGGTGCTGGATTGCGCCGACAGCTATGCGGCCAGCTACACCGCCTCGGACCTGTGCGGGCCGGTGCCGCTGATCACTGCCTCGGTGCTCGGGGCCTCGGGCTACGTGGCAGGCTGCTGCGGCGGTGCGCCGTCCTTGCGCGCGCTTTTCCCCGACCCGCCCGACAGTGCCGCGAGTTGCGCCACCGCGGGCGTGTTCGGCCCGGTGGTCGGCGCCCTGGGGGCATTGCAGGCGCAGATGGCGCTGGGGGCGCTCCTCGGGCTGAAGCCCTCCTCGCTCGGCCAGGCGATCACCCTCGACACCGCCACATGGCGGATGGCCAGCTTCCGCTTCGACGCAGCCCCGGAGCCGGACCGCGCCCTGCGCTTCATCGCCGCCAGTCAGATCACCGAGACCGACGCGGTCTACGACCTGCGCCCGGAATCCGAAGCCCGACACACTGTCGGGCAGGGTGCCATACGTTTGCCCGACACTTGCCCGACACAAATCCGACCGGCAAAACGGGTCGTTCTGGCCTGCTCCAGCGGATTGCGCGCCTGGCGTCTCGGCACTGCCCTCGGCCCCGATTTTCCCGGCGAAATCGTCCTTGTCGCCGATCCCCAACAGGAGACCACCCCATGA
- the tenA gene encoding thiaminase II: MSSSGTGYGTAVTAWRAAAPDWDAYTRHAFVEGLRDGTLPRAAFLHYLAQDYVFLKHFSRAWALAIVKADTLPEMEAATATVHGLLHYEMGLHVKICAEAGIDAETLAATPEHPGNMAYTRYVLEAGYSGDFLDLLAALAPCVLGYGEIGARLAAEATSDTYGDWIGTYAGDDYQGICRDVGALIDGALTHRLGPDYATLPRFAMLSARFAQATTLEVGFWDMGLSPSSAPA, encoded by the coding sequence ATGAGCAGTTCGGGGACCGGCTACGGCACCGCGGTCACCGCCTGGCGTGCGGCGGCCCCGGACTGGGACGCCTACACCCGCCACGCCTTCGTCGAGGGCCTGCGCGACGGCACCCTGCCGCGCGCGGCCTTCCTGCACTACCTCGCGCAGGACTACGTGTTCCTGAAACACTTCTCCCGCGCCTGGGCGCTGGCGATCGTCAAGGCCGACACCCTTCCCGAGATGGAGGCGGCGACAGCCACGGTTCATGGCCTGCTTCATTACGAGATGGGGCTGCATGTGAAGATCTGCGCCGAGGCCGGGATCGACGCCGAAACCCTCGCCGCCACGCCTGAGCATCCGGGCAACATGGCCTATACCCGCTACGTGCTGGAGGCCGGGTATTCGGGCGATTTCCTCGATCTTCTGGCGGCGCTGGCCCCTTGTGTGCTGGGCTATGGCGAGATCGGCGCGCGGCTCGCGGCCGAGGCGACGTCCGACACCTATGGCGACTGGATCGGGACCTATGCGGGCGACGACTACCAGGGGATTTGCCGCGATGTGGGCGCGCTGATCGACGGGGCGCTGACCCATCGGCTCGGCCCGGATTACGCGACCCTGCCGCGGTTTGCGATGCTGTCGGCCCGGTTCGCCCAGGCCACGACGCTGGAGGTCGGTTTCTGGGACATGGGGCTCAGCCCCAGCAGCGCCCCGGCGTGA
- the thiD gene encoding bifunctional hydroxymethylpyrimidine kinase/phosphomethylpyrimidine kinase, with translation MATALTIAGSDSGGGAGIQADLKAFSARGVYATSVITALTAQNTRAVTMVEGVSLPMIRAQMAAVFEDIAVDAVKIGMLGTPEVIAAVAEGLAGFKGPVVLDPVMVAKSGDALLAAEAEEALATHLLPRATLLTPNLPEAARLLGGDEDDDPAAMAAAGQALRTMGAGAVLMKGGHGRGATCVDLLVDGEDAPLRLEASRIATRNTHGTGCTLSAAIAAELAKGADLRGAITAAHGYLQGAIAAADRLDIGTGHGPVHHFHEVWP, from the coding sequence ATGGCGACCGCATTGACGATTGCAGGCTCGGATTCCGGCGGCGGCGCCGGGATACAGGCCGACCTCAAGGCGTTTTCCGCGCGCGGGGTCTACGCAACCAGCGTGATCACCGCGCTCACCGCCCAGAACACCCGCGCCGTCACGATGGTCGAGGGCGTCTCCCTCCCGATGATCCGCGCCCAGATGGCGGCCGTGTTCGAGGACATCGCCGTGGACGCGGTCAAGATTGGGATGCTGGGCACGCCCGAGGTGATCGCCGCCGTGGCCGAGGGTCTGGCGGGGTTCAAGGGCCCCGTCGTGCTCGACCCGGTGATGGTGGCGAAATCCGGCGACGCGCTGCTGGCGGCGGAGGCCGAAGAAGCGCTGGCGACCCATCTGCTGCCCCGCGCGACCCTGCTGACCCCCAACCTGCCCGAGGCCGCGCGCCTGCTGGGCGGGGACGAGGATGACGACCCCGCCGCCATGGCCGCCGCCGGCCAGGCCCTGCGCACCATGGGCGCGGGCGCAGTGCTGATGAAGGGCGGCCACGGGCGCGGCGCCACATGCGTTGACCTGCTGGTGGATGGCGAGGATGCGCCCCTGCGGCTCGAGGCCTCGCGCATCGCCACCCGCAACACCCACGGCACCGGCTGCACCCTCTCGGCCGCCATCGCCGCCGAACTGGCCAAGGGCGCGGACCTGCGCGGCGCGATCACCGCTGCCCATGGCTACCTGCAAGGGGCCATCGCCGCCGCCGACCGGCTCGATATCGGGACGGGCCACGGCCCGGTTCACCATTTTCACGAGGTCTGGCCATGA
- a CDS encoding ABC transporter substrate-binding protein, translating to MKYLALAAALCTATPALAADKMTLLLDWFVNPNHGPIIIAEERGYFAEAGLEVEVIAPADPSAPPKLVAAGQGDLAVSYQAQTHLQVHEGLPLLRVGTLIATPLNCLLVLADGPIQSPADLKGGKIGFSVAGVEEALLRAVLGKYGVAFEDVDLVNVNFSLSPALMSGQVDAVIGAYRNFELNQMEIEGIAGNCIYIEEEGVPPHDELIYVAHAETMDRDKITRFLGAVEKATQYIVNHPDAAWEIFSGTAPELNDRLNSMAWEDTLPRFALRPAALDEGRYARFEAFLLESGLIDSLNPVADIAVDVTAQ from the coding sequence ATGAAATACCTCGCCCTCGCCGCGGCCTTGTGCACCGCGACCCCGGCCCTTGCCGCCGACAAGATGACCTTGCTTCTGGACTGGTTCGTGAACCCCAATCACGGCCCCATCATCATCGCCGAGGAGCGCGGCTATTTCGCCGAAGCGGGACTCGAGGTCGAGGTGATCGCCCCCGCCGATCCGTCGGCCCCGCCCAAGCTGGTGGCCGCGGGGCAAGGCGATCTGGCGGTCAGCTACCAGGCGCAGACCCATCTGCAAGTGCATGAAGGACTTCCGCTTTTGCGCGTCGGCACCCTGATCGCCACGCCGCTCAACTGCCTGCTGGTGCTGGCGGACGGCCCGATCCAGAGCCCCGCGGACCTCAAGGGCGGCAAGATCGGCTTTTCCGTCGCCGGCGTCGAAGAGGCGCTCCTGCGCGCGGTGCTCGGCAAATACGGCGTCGCCTTCGAGGATGTGGACCTCGTCAATGTCAACTTCTCCCTCTCGCCCGCGCTGATGTCCGGCCAAGTCGACGCGGTGATCGGCGCCTACCGCAATTTCGAGCTCAACCAGATGGAGATCGAGGGCATCGCGGGCAACTGCATCTATATCGAGGAAGAGGGCGTGCCCCCCCATGACGAGCTGATCTACGTCGCCCATGCCGAGACCATGGACCGCGACAAGATCACCCGGTTCCTCGGCGCGGTCGAAAAGGCCACGCAATACATCGTCAACCACCCCGACGCGGCGTGGGAGATCTTCTCCGGCACGGCACCGGAGCTGAACGATCGCCTGAATTCAATGGCTTGGGAGGATACGCTGCCGCGATTTGCCCTGCGGCCCGCCGCGCTCGACGAGGGCCGCTATGCCCGGTTCGAGGCGTTCCTGCTGGAGAGCGGCCTCATCGACAGCCTCAATCCCGTGGCGGACATCGCCGTGGACGTGACCGCGCAATGA
- a CDS encoding efflux RND transporter permease subunit gives MNPIRFSIERPIAVIAAVIMAILFGIIALSRIPIQLAPDVRKPVVVIETNWPGAAPAEVEREIINPQEEALRGLDGLDIMTSRSQSGSGEITLEFAPGTDMSQTLLLVSNRLDRVGDYPAEASEPSLDTSGDDDSPIAWVIVTDAGTAQRPLPTYGDFMEDVVKDRIERIEGVSAVNVFGGVSRELQIVVDPRRLALFGLTVPEVVARLRSENISLSAGDVEEGKRRYIVRAEGALDTVEAVGGVVLRSEASSGTLGRVLVRDVAEVQFDYGEPTARLRFKGESGLAFNIVRDRGANVIETMEEVRRVLGELQEGPVAAQGLSLEQVYDETIYIEGAIALVTQNIWIGGALAALVLLIFLRSPRATLVVSLAIPVSIVATFVAMAATGRTLNVVSLAGIAFAVGMIVDAAIVVLENIYRLREQGKSRSEAAYLGARQVWGAILVSALTTVLVFVPILIMELEAGQLFRDIAVAISVSVLLSLVVAVTVIPALAKRLLKDGQQTTLPLWGIDHFARGFKAAVMWYVRMTVRFRALGILMVGLIGGTAAVATVVFLPRLEYLPEGNRNLVFGLIIPPPGYNLDTTETIAERIERAARPMWEAAPALETPEGTPTVENFFFVATPGNSFVGATALDGPRVAELIPLLSGPIFAEPGTFGFMTQPSLFGRGVGGGRTIELNVSGQDLEQILGVAGRAAGLVAGLLPRSEGHQFRPIPGLELGAPEVRLVPDRLALADAGLDAGALAATVDAYNDGLRVAEITEGADRLDLVLKGDTSLSAGFRTQDVGSYPVVTPSGDIVPVSALADVIVTAGPTEIRHRDRLRTVTLEVRPSDALPLEAAVELLQTEVVAVLEGQGVPPGIRLTVSGTADQLSQTWEAIQINLVVALVIVFLVMAILFESFVLPLVILISVPVAAAGGVGGLALLNTFQTQPLDMLTLLGFIILVGIVVNNAILIVHQSLYHLREEGMSPVDAIEEATRNRIRPIFMSTLTSIMGMLPLVVFPGEGSELYRGLGAVVVGGLSMSAFLTLLTVPPLLRLCLKAPSPEEVPVLQAQPAE, from the coding sequence ATGAACCCGATCCGTTTTTCCATCGAACGCCCCATCGCGGTGATTGCGGCCGTGATCATGGCGATCCTCTTCGGGATCATCGCCCTGTCGCGCATCCCGATCCAGCTCGCGCCCGATGTGCGCAAACCCGTCGTGGTGATCGAGACCAACTGGCCCGGTGCAGCCCCCGCCGAAGTCGAACGCGAGATCATCAACCCGCAGGAGGAAGCCCTGCGCGGGCTCGACGGGCTGGACATCATGACCTCGCGATCCCAGTCGGGATCTGGCGAGATCACCCTGGAATTCGCGCCGGGCACGGACATGAGCCAGACGCTGCTTCTGGTGTCGAACCGGCTGGACCGGGTGGGGGATTACCCCGCCGAGGCGAGCGAGCCGTCGCTGGACACCTCGGGCGACGATGACAGCCCGATCGCCTGGGTCATCGTCACCGATGCCGGCACGGCCCAGCGGCCCCTGCCGACCTATGGCGATTTCATGGAGGACGTGGTCAAGGACCGCATCGAGCGGATCGAGGGTGTCTCGGCGGTCAATGTGTTCGGCGGGGTCAGCCGCGAATTGCAGATCGTGGTGGACCCGCGGCGGCTGGCGCTGTTCGGGCTGACCGTGCCGGAGGTGGTAGCGCGGCTGCGGTCGGAGAACATCTCGCTCTCGGCCGGGGACGTGGAGGAAGGCAAGCGGCGCTATATCGTGCGGGCCGAGGGCGCGCTCGACACCGTGGAGGCGGTGGGCGGCGTGGTGCTGCGCTCCGAGGCGTCCTCGGGCACGCTCGGCCGGGTTCTGGTGCGCGATGTCGCCGAGGTCCAGTTCGACTATGGCGAGCCCACGGCGCGGTTGCGATTCAAGGGGGAATCCGGTCTGGCCTTCAATATCGTGCGGGATCGCGGGGCCAATGTGATCGAGACGATGGAAGAGGTGCGCCGGGTCCTGGGCGAGTTGCAGGAGGGGCCGGTTGCCGCCCAGGGCCTTTCCCTGGAGCAGGTCTATGACGAGACGATCTATATCGAGGGCGCGATCGCGCTGGTGACCCAGAACATCTGGATCGGGGGGGCGCTGGCGGCGCTGGTGCTGCTGATCTTTTTGCGCAGTCCGCGGGCGACCCTGGTGGTCAGCCTCGCGATCCCGGTTTCGATCGTGGCGACCTTCGTGGCCATGGCGGCCACGGGGCGGACGCTGAACGTGGTCAGCCTCGCGGGCATCGCCTTCGCGGTGGGGATGATCGTGGATGCGGCCATCGTGGTGCTGGAGAACATCTACAGGCTGCGCGAACAGGGCAAATCCCGCTCCGAGGCGGCCTATCTGGGCGCGCGCCAGGTCTGGGGCGCGATCCTGGTCTCGGCGCTGACCACTGTGCTGGTCTTCGTGCCGATCCTCATCATGGAATTGGAGGCGGGGCAGCTTTTCCGCGACATCGCGGTGGCGATCTCGGTCTCGGTCCTGTTGTCGCTCGTGGTGGCGGTGACGGTGATCCCGGCGCTCGCCAAGCGGTTGTTGAAGGATGGCCAGCAGACGACGCTGCCGCTCTGGGGGATCGATCATTTCGCCCGCGGCTTCAAGGCGGCGGTGATGTGGTACGTGCGTATGACCGTGCGGTTCCGGGCGCTGGGCATCCTGATGGTCGGGCTGATCGGCGGGACGGCGGCGGTGGCGACGGTGGTGTTCCTGCCCCGGCTGGAATACCTGCCGGAGGGCAACCGCAACCTGGTCTTCGGGCTGATCATTCCACCGCCGGGCTACAACCTGGACACGACCGAGACCATCGCCGAACGGATCGAGCGGGCGGCGCGCCCGATGTGGGAGGCCGCACCGGCGCTGGAGACGCCGGAGGGCACGCCCACGGTGGAGAACTTCTTCTTCGTGGCGACGCCGGGGAACTCTTTCGTCGGCGCCACGGCGCTGGACGGGCCGCGGGTGGCGGAGTTGATCCCGCTCTTGTCCGGGCCGATCTTTGCCGAGCCGGGGACCTTCGGGTTCATGACCCAGCCGTCGCTCTTCGGGCGTGGCGTGGGCGGCGGGCGGACGATCGAGCTCAATGTCTCGGGCCAGGACCTGGAGCAGATCCTCGGGGTGGCGGGGCGGGCCGCGGGGCTGGTGGCGGGGCTGCTGCCGCGCTCGGAGGGGCACCAGTTCCGGCCCATTCCGGGGCTGGAGCTGGGCGCGCCGGAGGTACGGCTGGTGCCGGATCGGCTGGCCCTGGCGGATGCGGGTCTGGATGCAGGCGCCTTGGCCGCGACGGTGGATGCCTATAATGACGGGTTGCGCGTGGCCGAGATCACCGAGGGTGCGGACCGTCTGGACCTGGTTTTGAAGGGCGACACAAGCCTGTCGGCGGGATTCCGGACGCAGGATGTGGGCTCCTACCCGGTGGTGACGCCCTCGGGGGATATCGTGCCGGTCTCGGCGCTTGCAGATGTGATCGTGACCGCGGGCCCGACGGAGATCCGGCACCGCGACCGGCTGCGGACAGTGACCCTGGAGGTGCGCCCGTCCGACGCGCTGCCGCTGGAGGCGGCGGTGGAGCTGTTGCAGACCGAGGTGGTCGCGGTGCTGGAGGGCCAGGGCGTGCCGCCGGGCATTCGGCTCACCGTGTCGGGGACCGCCGACCAGTTGAGCCAGACCTGGGAGGCGATCCAGATCAACCTCGTGGTGGCGCTGGTCATCGTGTTCCTGGTGATGGCGATCCTGTTCGAGAGTTTCGTGCTGCCGCTGGTGATCCTGATCTCGGTGCCCGTGGCGGCCGCGGGCGGGGTCGGGGGGCTTGCGCTGCTCAATACGTTCCAGACGCAGCCGCTGGATATGCTGACGCTGCTCGGGTTCATCATCCTGGTGGGTATCGTGGTGAATAATGCGATCCTGATCGTGCATCAGTCGCTTTATCACTTGCGTGAGGAGGGTATGTCGCCGGTCGATGCGATCGAGGAGGCGACGCGGAACCGGATCCGGCCGATCTTCATGTCGACGCTGACGAGCATCATGGGGATGCTGCCGCTGGTGGTGTTCCCGGGCGAGGGGTCCGAGCTCTATCGCGGCCTGGGCGCGGTGGTGGTCGGAGGGTTGTCCATGTCGGCCTTCCTGACGCTGCTGACGGTGCCGCCCTTGTTGCGGCTCTGCCTTAAGGCGCCGTCCCCCGAGGAGGTGCCGGTGCTTCAGGCCCAGCCCGCGGAATAG
- a CDS encoding FAD-dependent oxidoreductase: MTPIAILGAGIAGLCVATELAARGAQVTLHDPAGPPGAHHCSWWAGGMLAPWCEYENAEEPVLIHGQEALDWWGVRTTVTRRGTLVVAAPRDRRDLDRFARRTHGHRPVTADEIATLEPDLGARFPAGLFFEGEAHLDPRRALQDLADALAAQGIPIRPGPAPAEARVVNCTGLAARTTLPGLRGVKGEMLVLRAPDIRLTRPIRLLHPRIPLYIVPRGDGVYMLGATMVEAEDRGRISARAMLELLSAAYALNPAFAEAEILEIGTDLRPAFPDNLPRVTRQGDVTHVNGLYRHGYLMAPALARETADALLGPAPTETPHAAHH; encoded by the coding sequence ATGACCCCCATCGCCATCCTCGGCGCGGGCATCGCGGGCCTCTGCGTCGCGACCGAACTGGCCGCCCGCGGCGCGCAGGTCACTCTGCACGACCCCGCTGGCCCGCCCGGCGCGCATCACTGCTCCTGGTGGGCGGGGGGGATGCTGGCGCCCTGGTGCGAATACGAGAACGCCGAGGAGCCGGTGCTGATCCACGGGCAGGAGGCGCTCGACTGGTGGGGCGTGCGCACAACCGTCACCCGCCGCGGCACGCTGGTGGTGGCGGCGCCCCGCGACCGGCGCGACCTCGACCGCTTCGCCCGCCGCACCCATGGCCACCGCCCGGTCACCGCCGACGAGATCGCCACGCTGGAACCCGATCTCGGCGCGCGCTTCCCCGCAGGCCTGTTTTTCGAAGGCGAGGCCCATCTCGACCCCCGCCGCGCCCTGCAAGACCTCGCCGACGCGCTCGCCGCCCAAGGCATCCCGATCCGCCCCGGCCCGGCCCCCGCCGAGGCCCGCGTCGTCAATTGCACCGGCCTCGCCGCCCGCACCACCTTGCCCGGGCTGCGCGGCGTGAAGGGCGAGATGCTGGTGCTGCGTGCCCCCGACATCCGCCTCACCCGGCCCATACGCCTGCTGCACCCGCGCATCCCGCTCTACATCGTGCCGCGCGGGGACGGGGTCTACATGCTCGGCGCCACCATGGTGGAGGCCGAGGATCGCGGCCGCATCTCCGCCCGGGCCATGCTGGAGCTGCTCAGCGCGGCCTACGCGCTCAACCCCGCCTTCGCAGAGGCCGAGATCCTCGAGATCGGCACCGACCTGCGCCCGGCCTTCCCCGACAACCTGCCCCGCGTCACGCGGCAAGGCGATGTCACCCATGTGAACGGGCTCTACCGCCACGGCTACCTGATGGCCCCGGCGCTCGCCCGCGAAACCGCCGACGCCCTGCTCGGCCCCGCCCCGACGGAGACCCCCCATGCAGCTCATCATTAA
- a CDS encoding thiamine phosphate synthase yields MSALHPFYPIFDRAEWLIRLLPLGIKLVQLRVKDQPPEVIRAEIRAAKGLCAEHGCTLVVNDHWQMAIAEGCDWVHLGQEDLDTADLGALRAAGIKLGISTHDEAELDRALACKPAYIALGPIYPTILKKMKWEQQGIEKLTEWKSRIGDVPLIAIGGMTPDRAPGALAAGADVVSAVTDITLNPDPEAQVRRWLEVLG; encoded by the coding sequence ATGAGCGCGCTGCATCCGTTCTACCCGATCTTCGACCGCGCCGAATGGCTGATCCGCCTGCTGCCGCTGGGGATCAAGCTGGTGCAACTGCGCGTCAAGGACCAGCCGCCCGAGGTGATCCGGGCCGAGATCCGCGCCGCCAAGGGGCTCTGCGCCGAACATGGCTGCACCCTGGTGGTCAACGATCACTGGCAGATGGCGATTGCCGAGGGCTGCGACTGGGTCCACCTGGGACAGGAAGACCTCGACACCGCCGATCTGGGCGCCCTGCGCGCCGCCGGGATTAAGCTGGGCATTTCCACCCATGACGAGGCCGAACTGGACCGCGCGCTGGCCTGCAAGCCTGCCTACATCGCGCTCGGCCCGATCTATCCCACCATCTTGAAGAAGATGAAGTGGGAGCAGCAAGGCATTGAAAAGCTGACGGAATGGAAGTCCCGGATCGGGGATGTTCCGCTGATCGCCATCGGCGGGATGACTCCCGACCGCGCGCCCGGTGCACTGGCCGCCGGGGCCGATGTGGTCTCTGCCGTCACCGATATCACCCTGAACCCCGACCCCGAAGCGCAGGTGCGCCGCTGGCTGGAGGTGCTGGGATGA
- the thiS gene encoding sulfur carrier protein ThiS: MQLIINGETRTTEAATLADLLTELGHSGSVATAVNEIFVPAATRATQTLSPGDRIEILAPMQGG, translated from the coding sequence ATGCAGCTCATCATTAACGGCGAGACCCGCACGACCGAGGCCGCGACCCTCGCGGACCTGCTGACCGAGCTCGGCCATTCCGGCAGCGTCGCGACGGCCGTGAACGAAATCTTCGTGCCCGCCGCGACCCGCGCCACGCAAACCCTCTCCCCCGGCGACCGGATCGAGATCCTCGCCCCGATGCAAGGCGGCTGA